The proteins below come from a single Bombyx mori chromosome 19, ASM3026992v2 genomic window:
- the LOC101738122 gene encoding CCR4-NOT transcription complex subunit 11 has translation MSQHLINENSKYILDLFSEQTVDSQGLDSICVQVQKKFPKTDHFNLSLLLSSLITGGDLSLPGQRVVALALLYDFYKGENPFSPLFLHLLEGKLGLLPLAPQERLFIGQLHGFLPVNIKDVMKKSAKQVMMTEVSPKDLEFDYSPLQAIVAERLTDTSAVARATCSALIPLSDGSPPNRLALKELLEALMSNEYLPLHRTLSAAGPIPPPTFLIDTNDVPFADEGVWKNLINRGTYIPMYDSDYDGLIGLRPEKIDRRSQPNQQHKVKEEKKEKQEEKKEDKDPVSLVSEAKDLTQIALRGALSVQQQQRLLALLDQEPNIVYEIGVTPNQLPDLVENNPMVAISVLLKLIHSQHITEYFSVLVNMEMSLHSMEVVNRLTTSVDLPVEFVHLYISNCISTCETIRDRYMQNRLVRLVCVFLQSLIRNKIINVKELFIEVEAFCVEFSRIREAAALFRLLKQLDSGEAAHKDPKDN, from the exons atgtctcAACATCTGATTAATGAAAACAGTAAATACATACTCGA tttattttccgAACAGACAGTCGATTCGCAGGGCTTAGATTCAATATGTGTTCAAGTTCAAAAAAAGTTCCCGAAGACCGATCATTTTAATC taaGTCTGCTCCTGTCATCGCTGATTACGGGCGGAGATCTTTCACTCCCTGGGCAGCGTGTTGTTGCACTGGCTCTTCTATATGACTTCTACAAGGGAGAAAACCCATTCAGCCCATTGTTCTTGCATCTCCTAGAAGGGAAGCTGGGTCTTCTGCCTCTAGCTCCACAGGAGAGACTGTTTATAGGACAGCTGCATGGATTCTTGCCTGTAAACATTAAAGAT GTTATGAAAAAATCAGCAAAACAAGTAATGATGACAGAAGTATCTCCTAAGGACCTGGAGTTTGATTACTCACCGCTGCAGGCGATTGTGGCCGAACGTTTGACTGACACCAGTGCTGTGGCCCGGGCCACTTGTTCTGCATTGATACCGCTTAGTGATGG GAGTCCACCGAACCGCCTTGCCTTGAAAGAACTGCTAGAAGCCTTGATGAGTAATGAGTATCTCCCGCTGCACCGAACGCTATCGGCCGCCGGACCCATCCCACCGCCCACGTTCCTCATCGACACCAATGATGTGCCTTTTGCTGACGAG GGCGTTTGGAAGAACTTAATAAATCGCGGCACGTATATACCGATGTATGACTCCGACTACGACGGACTGATCGGGCTCCGACCTGAGAAGATCGATAGAAGATCGCAGCCTAACCAACAGCACAAAGTCAAG gaggaaaaaaaagagaaacaaGAAGAGAAGAAGGAAGATAAAGATCCTGTGTCATTAGTGAGTGAAGCTAAAGATTTGACCCAGATCGCGCTCAGGGGAGCCCTCAGTGTACAGCAACAGCAAAGACTACTGGCACTGCTGGATCAGGAACCTAACATTGTCTACGAAATAGGTGTTACACCTAACCAG CTACCGGACCTAGTCGAGAACAATCCAATGGTCGCCATATCGGTGCTTCTCAAACTGATCCACTCTCAGCACATCACGGAGTACTTCAGTGTCCTCGTCAACATGGAAATGTCGCTGCACTCCATGGAGGTGGTCAACAG gttaaCGACCTCAGTGGATTTGCCGGTGGAGTTCGTTCACCTCTACATAAGCAATTGTATTTCGACGTGTGAGACAATACGGGACAGATACATGCAAAACAGGCTCGTACGATTGGTGTGTGTCTTCCTGCAGTCGCTGATAAGGAACAAGATCATCAATGTGAAG GAGCTATTCATAGAAGTGGAAGCGTTCTGCGTTGAGTTCAGCCGGATCCGAGAGGCCGCTGCGCTGTTTCGGCTCCTGAAGCAGCTGGACTCCGGCGAGGCTGCCCACAAGGACCCCAAGGATAACTAG